In Candidatus Methanoperedens sp., one DNA window encodes the following:
- the rpoA2 gene encoding DNA-directed RNA polymerase subunit A'': MDQKATEEAVAGIGLPQKIADNLLRELKSMKVTKKQLDEIIKRTANMYDHSKIEAGEAAGVVSAQSIGEPGTQMTMRTFHYAGVAEINVTLGLPRLIEIVDARKNPSTPMMTIFLEKDYAFDRDKARELAWKIESTNITVLGSMSTDITEMKIVVELNKKAILQRNMTPQEIAKKIEEELGVSAEVSGDDLLMRPEEPSYRQLLQLVKSVQSVILKGIKGIKRVVIRKEEGGEYVLYTEGSALKEVLAIDGVDATRTRTNNINEIFEVMGIEAARSSLIHEATETLREQGLTVDVRHIMLVADIMTVDGDVKPIGRHGISGEKASVLARAAFEVTVTHLLDSGLSGDVDELRGVTENVIVGQPIKLGTGNVKLIAKKAIKGE; this comes from the coding sequence ATGGACCAAAAAGCAACAGAAGAGGCAGTTGCAGGTATAGGGCTTCCCCAGAAGATAGCGGATAACCTATTGCGTGAACTTAAGAGCATGAAGGTGACGAAAAAACAGCTTGATGAGATCATCAAACGCACCGCAAACATGTATGATCATTCTAAGATCGAGGCAGGCGAGGCGGCAGGTGTGGTATCGGCGCAGTCGATAGGCGAACCGGGTACGCAGATGACAATGAGAACTTTCCACTACGCTGGAGTTGCTGAAATAAACGTTACGCTGGGTTTGCCGCGTCTTATCGAAATCGTGGACGCGCGGAAAAACCCGAGCACGCCAATGATGACCATATTCCTGGAGAAAGATTATGCATTCGACAGGGATAAGGCGCGTGAGCTTGCCTGGAAGATAGAGTCTACAAATATTACCGTGCTGGGAAGCATGTCAACGGATATCACAGAAATGAAAATCGTGGTGGAACTCAATAAAAAAGCAATCCTCCAGCGCAATATGACACCCCAGGAAATAGCCAAGAAAATCGAGGAAGAACTGGGTGTTTCAGCCGAAGTATCCGGAGACGATTTGCTGATGAGACCCGAAGAGCCTTCCTACAGGCAACTGCTCCAGCTCGTTAAGAGCGTACAATCCGTAATATTGAAAGGCATAAAGGGCATAAAAAGGGTCGTGATCAGGAAAGAAGAGGGTGGCGAATATGTTTTATACACTGAAGGCTCTGCACTTAAAGAGGTGCTGGCGATAGATGGGGTTGACGCTACCAGGACGAGAACGAACAATATTAATGAAATCTTTGAGGTCATGGGGATAGAAGCGGCAAGAAGCTCACTCATCCATGAGGCAACAGAAACTCTCAGGGAACAGGGCTTGACAGTGGATGTCCGCCATATCATGCTCGTAGCTGATATAATGACTGTGGACGGCGATGTAAAACCAATAGGCAGACACGGCATATCCGGCGAAAAAGCAAGTGTCCTTGCAAGAGCTGCATTTGAGGTAACCGTCACCCATCTCCTGGATTCAGGTCTGAGCGGCGATGTTGACGAACTTCGTGGAGTGACCGAAAATGTAATAGTAGGACAGCCCATAAAGTTGGGAACCGGAAATGTTAAACTGATCGCAAAAAAAGCAATTAAAGGAGAATAA
- a CDS encoding 50S ribosomal protein L30e, whose protein sequence is MEIDINKSLRSVLSTGKVLIGTKQTMDAVKSGKAQAVVVSSNCPEKARNEIKGVPVIKYAGSIVDLGVACGKPFSIAALAVIEPGESDILSFGSMNE, encoded by the coding sequence ATGGAAATCGACATAAACAAATCACTGAGAAGCGTTTTATCGACTGGCAAAGTACTGATTGGAACCAAACAAACCATGGATGCAGTAAAGAGTGGAAAAGCGCAGGCTGTTGTAGTATCGTCTAATTGTCCAGAAAAAGCGAGGAATGAAATAAAGGGCGTACCAGTAATAAAATACGCAGGGTCTATTGTTGATCTCGGGGTTGCATGCGGCAAACCGTTCTCCATAGCCGCCCTCGCGGTGATAGAACCGGGAGAATCGGATATACTCTCTTTCGGGAGCATGAATGAGTGA
- a CDS encoding NusA-like transcription termination signal-binding factor: MSEVKLSTEGIRYIALFENLTGARTKDCYEDVENNRLIFVVKNGDMGLAIGKGGDRINRVKKAIGKHIEIIEHSEDPVEFVKNAFHPIVIKNASIVVKDDKRIAYVEVNTKEKGLAIGRDGKNIEKVKKLSLRHHNIEDVIIQ, encoded by the coding sequence ATGAGTGAAGTTAAATTAAGCACTGAAGGAATAAGGTACATCGCATTATTTGAAAACCTCACAGGTGCCCGCACAAAGGATTGCTATGAGGATGTTGAGAATAACAGATTGATTTTCGTGGTTAAGAATGGCGATATGGGACTTGCTATTGGAAAAGGCGGGGACCGGATAAACCGCGTAAAGAAAGCCATAGGCAAACATATAGAGATAATCGAACACTCCGAAGACCCTGTTGAGTTCGTGAAAAACGCTTTTCACCCGATCGTAATAAAGAATGCCAGTATCGTTGTGAAGGATGACAAGCGTATAGCTTATGTAGAGGTAAATACTAAAGAGAAGGGTCTTGCCATCGGGAGAGATGGAAAGAATATTGAAAAGGTCAAAAAACTCTCCCTGAGGCACCACAATATTGAGGATGTTATTATTCAATAA
- a CDS encoding 30S ribosomal protein S12 produces MGKGIYAARKLKNDHKNFRWSDGNYSRRALNLDVKADPLGGAPRARGIALEKVGIEAKQPNSGIRKCIRLQLIKNGKQITAFCPSDGAINFIDEHDEVMVERIGGRMGGAMGDIPGVRWKVVTVNNVDLRQMVLGKKEKPVR; encoded by the coding sequence ATGGGAAAAGGAATATATGCTGCTCGCAAGCTCAAAAATGATCATAAAAATTTCAGATGGAGCGACGGTAATTACAGCCGCAGGGCTCTAAATCTTGACGTAAAGGCCGACCCTCTCGGGGGAGCACCCCGGGCAAGAGGAATTGCACTGGAAAAAGTAGGGATCGAGGCTAAACAGCCAAACTCAGGAATACGGAAATGCATAAGGCTGCAGCTCATCAAGAATGGTAAACAGATAACTGCATTCTGTCCGAGTGATGGCGCTATCAACTTCATAGATGAACATGATGAGGTTATGGTTGAACGCATAGGCGGAAGGATGGGCGGAGCAATGGGAGATATTCCTGGAGTACGCTGGAAAGTAGTAACGGTCAATAACGTGGATTTAAGACAGATGGTACTTGGCAAGAAGGAAAAACCGGTGAGATAG
- a CDS encoding 30S ribosomal protein S7 yields MHKLFGKWDFSEVEVKDPSVKNYITITPIFIPHSGGRNSKRQFSKSTLNIVERLVNKMLREENNTGQKITAIKTVKKAFEIINKKTGQNPVQILVNAVTNAGPREETVRLQYGGIAVPKSVDTAPQRRVDTALRLIAEGAQQAAFGKKKSLVDALADEIIAAANFDIKGYAMGKRDNIERVAKAAR; encoded by the coding sequence ATGCACAAATTGTTTGGAAAATGGGATTTTTCTGAAGTTGAGGTCAAGGATCCGAGTGTCAAGAATTATATAACAATTACGCCGATCTTTATTCCCCACTCGGGGGGAAGGAATTCAAAACGGCAGTTCAGCAAGTCGACCCTGAACATTGTTGAGCGCCTTGTCAATAAGATGCTGCGCGAAGAGAACAATACCGGTCAGAAGATCACCGCAATCAAGACAGTAAAAAAAGCTTTTGAGATAATCAATAAAAAGACCGGACAGAACCCCGTGCAGATACTGGTCAATGCAGTCACAAATGCTGGACCCAGGGAAGAGACCGTCAGGTTGCAGTACGGTGGTATCGCGGTTCCGAAATCCGTTGATACGGCACCACAGCGCCGTGTGGATACCGCTCTTCGCTTAATAGCTGAAGGTGCACAGCAGGCCGCTTTCGGCAAGAAGAAGTCTCTTGTTGACGCTCTTGCAGATGAGATAATCGCTGCAGCCAACTTTGACATCAAAGGGTATGCCATGGGGAAGAGGGACAACATCGAACGCGTAGCAAAAGCCGCACGTTAA
- a CDS encoding alpha/beta hydrolase, with the protein MASYDAVLALWPVPYESFDMPTRFGKTHVIASGPKGAPPLVLLHATSASATMWFPNIADLSREYRVYALDIIGDAGKSVVSHPPQNKSDYALWLTDVFNELDVTQADVVGASYGGWVTLNLALYARERVKKIVLLSPPAAFAPFNKMYILRIVPSMLFPIRPFIINSIRPLFVKWPNETYFEQLVLAATCRFKLVFPTEFTDDELRQIKTPALLLIGEKEVILSASKAIDRATRRMPNIQAEMIPDAGHILSMDQPKMVSDRILNFLNKNFQISEF; encoded by the coding sequence ATGGCCTCCTATGACGCCGTTCTTGCCCTCTGGCCTGTGCCCTATGAGTCTTTTGACATGCCCACGCGGTTTGGCAAAACCCATGTCATTGCAAGCGGGCCAAAAGGTGCGCCACCATTAGTGCTTTTGCATGCCACGAGCGCAAGCGCTACCATGTGGTTCCCCAACATTGCTGACCTGAGCCGTGAATATCGAGTCTATGCGTTGGATATAATAGGGGATGCAGGCAAAAGTGTGGTCAGTCACCCACCTCAAAATAAGTCTGATTACGCCCTCTGGTTAACTGATGTGTTTAATGAGCTTGATGTTACACAGGCTGATGTGGTGGGAGCATCGTATGGCGGATGGGTGACATTGAATTTGGCTCTGTATGCCCGGGAGCGAGTGAAGAAGATTGTGCTGCTCAGTCCGCCAGCGGCATTTGCCCCGTTCAATAAAATGTACATTTTGCGTATAGTTCCTTCGATGCTCTTTCCAATTCGACCTTTTATAATCAATAGCATACGGCCGTTATTCGTAAAATGGCCGAATGAGACCTATTTTGAGCAATTGGTTTTGGCTGCAACTTGCAGGTTTAAACTGGTATTCCCGACCGAATTCACAGATGACGAACTGCGGCAGATCAAAACCCCTGCCCTCTTGCTGATAGGGGAAAAAGAAGTCATCCTTTCCGCTTCGAAAGCCATAGACCGGGCCACTCGACGGATGCCAAATATCCAGGCTGAAATGATTCCTGATGCAGGTCACATATTGTCAATGGACCAGCCCAAGATGGTTAGTGATCGCATTCTAAATTTCCTTAACAAAAATTTCCAAATTTCAGAGTTTTAA